A section of the Acropora muricata isolate sample 2 chromosome 4, ASM3666990v1, whole genome shotgun sequence genome encodes:
- the LOC136914857 gene encoding CCR4-NOT transcription complex subunit 6-like produces MPKEKHENNEIRRTYTLMSAEDAANGKKSHWTELEITAPIRNLSPTLWQLDFLTALFLNDNNLTKIPPEISRLAQLKHLDLSSNKLRSLPSELGDLVTLRELLLCNNSLRALPNELGKLFQLQTLGLQGNPLPSDILSVNAEQNGTAKLLSLMLDHLTVCPRPPERQWISLHPEKTRNSALTFSVMCYNVLCDKYCTRQIYGYCPSWALNWEYRKSAILKEILHYGADILSLQEIETEQFLNFFLPELQQHGYDGIFSPKSRARTMTEEDRKYVDGCAIFYRTSKFIFVKEYLIEFNQLAMANSLGADDMLNRVMTKDNIGIAALLELKEGYVSYNNEVNMPRQQVLVSNVHIHWDPEFKDVKLIQTVMLMHELMNIMQEINPGFMVQGGKNGTPPSKSIPLVCCGDLNSLPNSGVVEFLEKGRVRSDHGDFLDMKYEGFLSRLSNGKNGEKSGDLTHCFKLERAYSEEQMTYSNLTYSFTGVIDYIYFTSDLLVPVGVLGSVSQQYIKENKIIGWPHPHFPSDHQSLLVEFEALSFSNGVPFYGYMPGSHHSR; encoded by the exons ATGCCAAAAgaaaagcatgaaaataacGAAATTCGAAGAACTTATACGCTTATGAGTGCGGAAGATGCAGCAAATGGCAAAAAGTCTCATTGGACTGAACTGGAAATTACGGCCCCTATCCGAAATTTGAGTCCGACATTGTGGCAGCTGGACTTTTTAACTGCGTTGTTTTTGAACGACAATAATCTTACTAAAATTCCCCCAGAAATATCAAGACTAGCTCAACTCAAGCACTTGGATCTATCGTCTAATAAACTCCGGAGTTTGCCGAGTGAACTTGGAGATCTGGTCACATTACGTGAGCTTCTCCTGTGCAATAATAGCCTCCGAGCTTTACCAAACGAACTGGGAAAACTTTTCCAGTTACAAACTCTTGGATTACAAGGAAACCCGTTGCCGTCGGATATTTTGAGTGTAAATGCGGAGCAAAATGGTACAGCTAAACTTCTCAGCCTCATGTTGGACCATTTAACTG TTTGCCCACGACCACCTGAGAGACAGTGGATTTCACTACATCCAGAGAAAACAAGGAATTCTGCCT TGACATTTAGTGTCATGTGTTATAATGTGCTCTGCGACAAGTATTGCACACGGCAGATTTATGGATATTGCCCATCGTGGGCCTTGAACTGGGAGTACAGGAAATCAGCAATACTTAAGGAGATCCTGCATTATGGTGCTGACATTCTCAGCTTGCAG GAAATTGAAACAGAGCAGTTCTTGAATTTCTTTCTTCCTGAACTGCAACAACATGGCTATGACGGAATCTTTAGTCCAAAGTCAAGAGCAAGAACAATGACGGAAGAAGACCGCAAATATGTTGATGGATGTGCAATATTCTATCGGACATCAAA ATTCATCTTTGTTAAAGAGTACCTGATTGAGTTCAACCAGCTGGCCATGGCCAATTCCTTAGGTGCCGATGACATGCTCAATAGAGTAATGACTAAAGACAATATTGGAATTGCGGCATTGCTAGAACTCAAAGAAGGCTACGTTAGCTATAACAACGAAGTGAACATGCCGAGACAGCAAGTACTTGTTTCCAATGTCCACATCCATTGGGATCCTGAATTTAAAGATGTCAAGTTAATTCAAACTGTTATGCTAATGCATGAACTGATGAACATCATGCAGGAAATCAATCCGGGGTTTATGGTCCAAGGAG GTAAAAATGGCACACCACCAAGCAAATCTATTCCATTGGTGTGCTGTGGAGATCTGAACTCCTTACCAAACTCAGGAGTAGTGGAATTCTTGGAGAAGGGAAGGGTGCGAAGTGACCATGGAGATTTCCTGGACATGAAGTATGAAGGGTTCTTGTCACGCCTCAGCAATGGGAAGAATGGTGAAAAATCTGGAGACCTGACCCATTGCTTTAAGCTGGAACGCGCCTACTCTGAGGAGCAGATGACCTACAGCAACCTCACATACTCATTCACTGGAGTGAttgattacatctatttcacTTCCGACCTGCTGGTTCCCGTTGGGGTCCTTGGGTCAGTCAGTCAACAATACATCAAGGAAAACAAGATCATTGGTTGGCCTCACCCTCACTTCCCATCAGATCACCAGTCTTTGCTTGTAGAATTTGAAGCACTCAGTTTCAGCAATGGGGTGCCTTTCTATGGGTACATGCCTGGCTCCCATCACTCAAGGTAG
- the LOC136914881 gene encoding uncharacterized protein isoform X3, with amino-acid sequence MTQNVIQKMLIVKQGGFERRKTLSLSTNRPPFTMKMNLLVVVFTLMAALVMSKDLAVKRTPNNDECKECWSRCKDEGKSDSFCKWDCDCPQSRELKDLPAKRTPNNDECKECWSRCKDEGKSDSFCKWDCDCPQSRELKDLPAKRTPNNDECKECWSRCKDEGKSDSFCKWDCDCPQSRELKDLPAKQNDDD; translated from the exons ATGACACAAAACGTTATACAGAAAATGTTAATTGTTAAACAGGGAGGTTTTGAGAGGCGGAAAACTCTCTCGTTGTCGACAAATAGG CCTCCATTCACCATGAAGATGAACTTGTTGGTCGTGGTTTTTACCCTGATGGCTGCATTGGTGATGTCGAAAG ATCTCGCGGTCAAGAGGACTCCAAACAACGACGAGTGCAAAGAATGTTGGTCAAGATGTAAGGATGAAGGAAAGTCTGACTCTTTCTGCAAATGGGACTGTGATTGCCCACAAAGTCGAGAACTTAAAG ATCTACCGGCCAAAAGGACTCCAAACAACGACGAGTGCAAAGAATGTTGGTCAAGATGTAAGGATGAAGGAAAGTCTGACTCTTTCTGCAAATGGGACTGTGATTGCCCACAAAGTCGAGAACTTAAAG ATCTACCGGCCAAAAGGACTCCAAACAACGACGAGTGCAAAGAATGTTGGTCAAGATGTAAGGATGAAGGAAAGTCTGACTCTTTCTGCAAATGGGACTGTGATTGCCCACAAAGTCGAGAACTTAAAG ATCTACCAGCGAAACAAAATGATGACGATTGA
- the LOC136914881 gene encoding uncharacterized protein isoform X1, which yields MTQNVIQKMLIVKQGGFERRKTLSLSTNRPPFTMKMNLLVVVFTLMAALVMSKDLAVKRTPNNDECKECWSRCKDEGKSDSFCKWDCDCPQSRELKDLPAKRTPNNDECKECWSRCKDEGKSDSFCKWDCDCPQSRELKDLPAKRTPNNDECKECWSRCKDEGKSDSFCKWDCDCPQSRELKDLPAKRTPNNDECKECWSRCKDEGKSDSFCKWDCDCRQSRELKDLPAKQNDDD from the exons ATGACACAAAACGTTATACAGAAAATGTTAATTGTTAAACAGGGAGGTTTTGAGAGGCGGAAAACTCTCTCGTTGTCGACAAATAGG CCTCCATTCACCATGAAGATGAACTTGTTGGTCGTGGTTTTTACCCTGATGGCTGCATTGGTGATGTCGAAAG ATCTCGCGGTCAAGAGGACTCCAAACAACGACGAGTGCAAAGAATGTTGGTCAAGATGTAAGGATGAAGGAAAGTCTGACTCTTTCTGCAAATGGGACTGTGATTGCCCACAAAGTCGAGAACTTAAAG ATCTACCGGCCAAAAGGACTCCAAACAACGACGAGTGCAAAGAATGTTGGTCAAGATGTAAGGATGAAGGAAAGTCTGACTCTTTCTGCAAATGGGACTGTGATTGCCCACAAAGTCGAGAACTTAAAG ATCTACCGGCCAAAAGGACTCCAAACAACGACGAGTGCAAAGAATGTTGGTCAAGATGTAAGGATGAAGGAAAGTCTGACTCTTTCTGCAAATGGGACTGTGATTGCCCACAAAGTCGAGAACTTAAAG ATCTACCGGCCAAAAGGACTCCAAACAACGACGAGTGCAAAGAATGTTGGTCAAGATGTAAGGATGAAGGAAAGTCTGACTCTTTCTGCAAATGGGACTGTGATTGCAGACAAAGTCGAGAACTTAAAG ATCTACCAGCGAAACAAAATGATGACGATTGA
- the LOC136914881 gene encoding uncharacterized protein isoform X2, with translation MKMNLLVVVFTLMAALVMSKDLAVKRTPNNDECKECWSRCKDEGKSDSFCKWDCDCPQSRELKDLPAKRTPNNDECKECWSRCKDEGKSDSFCKWDCDCPQSRELKDLPAKRTPNNDECKECWSRCKDEGKSDSFCKWDCDCPQSRELKDLPAKRTPNNDECKECWSRCKDEGKSDSFCKWDCDCRQSRELKDLPAKQNDDD, from the exons ATGAAGATGAACTTGTTGGTCGTGGTTTTTACCCTGATGGCTGCATTGGTGATGTCGAAAG ATCTCGCGGTCAAGAGGACTCCAAACAACGACGAGTGCAAAGAATGTTGGTCAAGATGTAAGGATGAAGGAAAGTCTGACTCTTTCTGCAAATGGGACTGTGATTGCCCACAAAGTCGAGAACTTAAAG ATCTACCGGCCAAAAGGACTCCAAACAACGACGAGTGCAAAGAATGTTGGTCAAGATGTAAGGATGAAGGAAAGTCTGACTCTTTCTGCAAATGGGACTGTGATTGCCCACAAAGTCGAGAACTTAAAG ATCTACCGGCCAAAAGGACTCCAAACAACGACGAGTGCAAAGAATGTTGGTCAAGATGTAAGGATGAAGGAAAGTCTGACTCTTTCTGCAAATGGGACTGTGATTGCCCACAAAGTCGAGAACTTAAAG ATCTACCGGCCAAAAGGACTCCAAACAACGACGAGTGCAAAGAATGTTGGTCAAGATGTAAGGATGAAGGAAAGTCTGACTCTTTCTGCAAATGGGACTGTGATTGCAGACAAAGTCGAGAACTTAAAG ATCTACCAGCGAAACAAAATGATGACGATTGA
- the LOC136914863 gene encoding uncharacterized protein isoform X4: MILWDSAVHYRSPYTTYLPLVLTLAGAQMFPFTKVGARSGKVGQIGTVEENNMQQLAEELQKAFRTVGFAYIKNHGIPSEKIASIFELGDYFFQLDDDIKQKYARPASGSGHGWVAFEREKVSSDRPADRKEAFNITEPCNEQRDSEIFTKTHKDMESTKNATTLRLLHYPSIKEESDIKPGQIRCGEHTDYGSITLLFQDEMPGLEVLPLGYEEYIPAPPLPGAIVVNVADLMQRWTADKLKSTRHRVSIPAEEFHRHVPRRSLVFFVHPDDETLVKCLDGSEKYPAVTAHNYLWQRLNATYEY; the protein is encoded by the exons ATGATTCTATGGGATTCTGCGGTACATTATAGATCTCCATACACCACCTACCTCCCACTGGTTCTCACTCTTGCGGGCGCACAAATGTTCCCGTTTACGAAGGTCGGGGCAAGGTCGGGAAAGGTCGGGCAGATCGGGACAGTCGAAG AAAATAACATGCAACAGCTTGCCGAGGAATTACAAAAGGCATTTAGGACAGTTGGCTTTGCGTACATCAAGAACCATGGCATTCCATCAGAAAAG ATAGCCAGTATTTTCGAATTAGGTGACTATTTTTTCCAATTGGATGATGACATAAAGCAAAAGTATGCTCGTCCAGCCAGTGGTAGTGGACATGGATGGGTGGCCTTTGAGCGAGAAAA GGTGAGTTCAGACAGACCAGCCGATCGTAAGGAAGCATTTAACATTACTGAACCTTGTAATGAGCAGAGG gattctgaaattttcaccaaaaccCACAAGGATATGGAGAGCACAAAGAATGCAACAACATTACGGTTATTGCACTACCCCAGCATTAAAGAGGAAAGTGATATTAAACCAGGACAAATCCGTTGTGGGGAACATACTGATTATGGATCAATTACGCTGCTATTTCAGGATGAAATGCCTGGACTAGAG GTGTTGCCTCTTGGATATGAGGAATACATTCCTGCCCCTCCTCTCCCTGGAGCAATTGTAGTCAATGTCGCAGATCTCATGCAGAGATGGACTGCTGACAAGCTCAAGTCAACG CGACACAGGGTTTCAATCCCAGCTGAGGAGTTTCACAGACATGTACCCAGACGTTCTTTGGTATTTTTTGTGCATCCGGATGATGAAACATTAGTGAAGTGCCTTGATGGGTCTGAGAAGTATCCTGCAGTTACAGCACACAATTATCTCTGGCAAAGGCTGAATGCGACGTATGAATACTAA
- the LOC136914863 gene encoding uncharacterized protein isoform X3: MILWDSAVHYRSPYTTYLPLVLTLAGAQMFPFTKVGARSGKVGQIGTVEENNMQQLAEELQKAFRTVGFAYIKNHGIPSEKIASIFELGDYFFQLDDDIKQKYARPASGSGHGWVAFEREKVSSDRPADRKEAFNITEPCNEQRLWPDDKVPGFQSEMESFFKLCGDLSLKILNIMALGLELEDSEIFTKTHKDMESTKNATTLRLLHYPSIKEESDIKPGQIRCGEHTDYGSITLLFQDEMPGLERHRVSIPAEEFHRHVPRRSLVFFVHPDDETLVKCLDGSEKYPAVTAHNYLWQRLNATYEY, translated from the exons ATGATTCTATGGGATTCTGCGGTACATTATAGATCTCCATACACCACCTACCTCCCACTGGTTCTCACTCTTGCGGGCGCACAAATGTTCCCGTTTACGAAGGTCGGGGCAAGGTCGGGAAAGGTCGGGCAGATCGGGACAGTCGAAG AAAATAACATGCAACAGCTTGCCGAGGAATTACAAAAGGCATTTAGGACAGTTGGCTTTGCGTACATCAAGAACCATGGCATTCCATCAGAAAAG ATAGCCAGTATTTTCGAATTAGGTGACTATTTTTTCCAATTGGATGATGACATAAAGCAAAAGTATGCTCGTCCAGCCAGTGGTAGTGGACATGGATGGGTGGCCTTTGAGCGAGAAAA GGTGAGTTCAGACAGACCAGCCGATCGTAAGGAAGCATTTAACATTACTGAACCTTGTAATGAGCAGAGG CTATGGCCAGATGATAAAGTTCCTGGCTTTCAAAGTGAAATGGAGTCGTTTTTCAAACTCTGTGGTGACTTGAGTTTAAAAATTCTTAACATTATGGCACTTGGACTCGAACTTGAG gattctgaaattttcaccaaaaccCACAAGGATATGGAGAGCACAAAGAATGCAACAACATTACGGTTATTGCACTACCCCAGCATTAAAGAGGAAAGTGATATTAAACCAGGACAAATCCGTTGTGGGGAACATACTGATTATGGATCAATTACGCTGCTATTTCAGGATGAAATGCCTGGACTAGAG CGACACAGGGTTTCAATCCCAGCTGAGGAGTTTCACAGACATGTACCCAGACGTTCTTTGGTATTTTTTGTGCATCCGGATGATGAAACATTAGTGAAGTGCCTTGATGGGTCTGAGAAGTATCCTGCAGTTACAGCACACAATTATCTCTGGCAAAGGCTGAATGCGACGTATGAATACTAA
- the LOC136914863 gene encoding uncharacterized protein isoform X1 — protein sequence MILWDSAVHYRSPYTTYLPLVLTLAGAQMFPFTKVGARSGKVGQIGTVEENNMQQLAEELQKAFRTVGFAYIKNHGIPSEKIASIFELGDYFFQLDDDIKQKYARPASGSGHGWVAFEREKVSSDRPADRKEAFNITEPCNEQRLWPDDKVPGFQSEMESFFKLCGDLSLKILNIMALGLELEDSEIFTKTHKDMESTKNATTLRLLHYPSIKEESDIKPGQIRCGEHTDYGSITLLFQDEMPGLEVLPLGYEEYIPAPPLPGAIVVNVADLMQRWTADKLKSTRHRVSIPAEEFHRHVPRRSLVFFVHPDDETLVKCLDGSEKYPAVTAHNYLWQRLNATYEY from the exons ATGATTCTATGGGATTCTGCGGTACATTATAGATCTCCATACACCACCTACCTCCCACTGGTTCTCACTCTTGCGGGCGCACAAATGTTCCCGTTTACGAAGGTCGGGGCAAGGTCGGGAAAGGTCGGGCAGATCGGGACAGTCGAAG AAAATAACATGCAACAGCTTGCCGAGGAATTACAAAAGGCATTTAGGACAGTTGGCTTTGCGTACATCAAGAACCATGGCATTCCATCAGAAAAG ATAGCCAGTATTTTCGAATTAGGTGACTATTTTTTCCAATTGGATGATGACATAAAGCAAAAGTATGCTCGTCCAGCCAGTGGTAGTGGACATGGATGGGTGGCCTTTGAGCGAGAAAA GGTGAGTTCAGACAGACCAGCCGATCGTAAGGAAGCATTTAACATTACTGAACCTTGTAATGAGCAGAGG CTATGGCCAGATGATAAAGTTCCTGGCTTTCAAAGTGAAATGGAGTCGTTTTTCAAACTCTGTGGTGACTTGAGTTTAAAAATTCTTAACATTATGGCACTTGGACTCGAACTTGAG gattctgaaattttcaccaaaaccCACAAGGATATGGAGAGCACAAAGAATGCAACAACATTACGGTTATTGCACTACCCCAGCATTAAAGAGGAAAGTGATATTAAACCAGGACAAATCCGTTGTGGGGAACATACTGATTATGGATCAATTACGCTGCTATTTCAGGATGAAATGCCTGGACTAGAG GTGTTGCCTCTTGGATATGAGGAATACATTCCTGCCCCTCCTCTCCCTGGAGCAATTGTAGTCAATGTCGCAGATCTCATGCAGAGATGGACTGCTGACAAGCTCAAGTCAACG CGACACAGGGTTTCAATCCCAGCTGAGGAGTTTCACAGACATGTACCCAGACGTTCTTTGGTATTTTTTGTGCATCCGGATGATGAAACATTAGTGAAGTGCCTTGATGGGTCTGAGAAGTATCCTGCAGTTACAGCACACAATTATCTCTGGCAAAGGCTGAATGCGACGTATGAATACTAA
- the LOC136914863 gene encoding uncharacterized protein isoform X2 has product MESLIPIIDFGQVCIEPADNDCFSENNMQQLAEELQKAFRTVGFAYIKNHGIPSEKIASIFELGDYFFQLDDDIKQKYARPASGSGHGWVAFEREKVSSDRPADRKEAFNITEPCNEQRLWPDDKVPGFQSEMESFFKLCGDLSLKILNIMALGLELEDSEIFTKTHKDMESTKNATTLRLLHYPSIKEESDIKPGQIRCGEHTDYGSITLLFQDEMPGLEVLPLGYEEYIPAPPLPGAIVVNVADLMQRWTADKLKSTRHRVSIPAEEFHRHVPRRSLVFFVHPDDETLVKCLDGSEKYPAVTAHNYLWQRLNATYEY; this is encoded by the exons ATGGAGTCTCTTATTCCAATCATTGATTTCGGCCAAGTTTGCATTGAACCGGCAGACAATGATTGTTTTTCAGAAAATAACATGCAACAGCTTGCCGAGGAATTACAAAAGGCATTTAGGACAGTTGGCTTTGCGTACATCAAGAACCATGGCATTCCATCAGAAAAG ATAGCCAGTATTTTCGAATTAGGTGACTATTTTTTCCAATTGGATGATGACATAAAGCAAAAGTATGCTCGTCCAGCCAGTGGTAGTGGACATGGATGGGTGGCCTTTGAGCGAGAAAA GGTGAGTTCAGACAGACCAGCCGATCGTAAGGAAGCATTTAACATTACTGAACCTTGTAATGAGCAGAGG CTATGGCCAGATGATAAAGTTCCTGGCTTTCAAAGTGAAATGGAGTCGTTTTTCAAACTCTGTGGTGACTTGAGTTTAAAAATTCTTAACATTATGGCACTTGGACTCGAACTTGAG gattctgaaattttcaccaaaaccCACAAGGATATGGAGAGCACAAAGAATGCAACAACATTACGGTTATTGCACTACCCCAGCATTAAAGAGGAAAGTGATATTAAACCAGGACAAATCCGTTGTGGGGAACATACTGATTATGGATCAATTACGCTGCTATTTCAGGATGAAATGCCTGGACTAGAG GTGTTGCCTCTTGGATATGAGGAATACATTCCTGCCCCTCCTCTCCCTGGAGCAATTGTAGTCAATGTCGCAGATCTCATGCAGAGATGGACTGCTGACAAGCTCAAGTCAACG CGACACAGGGTTTCAATCCCAGCTGAGGAGTTTCACAGACATGTACCCAGACGTTCTTTGGTATTTTTTGTGCATCCGGATGATGAAACATTAGTGAAGTGCCTTGATGGGTCTGAGAAGTATCCTGCAGTTACAGCACACAATTATCTCTGGCAAAGGCTGAATGCGACGTATGAATACTAA